One window of Nicotiana tomentosiformis chromosome 11, ASM39032v3, whole genome shotgun sequence genomic DNA carries:
- the LOC138901949 gene encoding agamous-like MADS-box protein AGL80, whose protein sequence is MTRKGLRNIKNLSDSKKKAILDKRIASLCKRAEKLSILCDIEVGLIIYNSPVETNPFVWPSLTKATNIVTNYLRFTEVQREKKLVRHDVYLQEKVNDMEKNVRSKIEQMAEEMEMETLFNQLVKGKNINELDVRQIKGLRHSYCVVVFFVAIVVVVFIVIVVVVVVVVIFVVIIVVVVVVVVVVVAFVVVIAEVVVFAFVVVVIDGF, encoded by the exons ATGACTAGAAAGGGGCTTAGGAATATTAAGAATCTCAGTGACAGTAAGAAAAAAGCCATCTTAGATAAAAGAATAGCATCTCTATGTAAGAGAGCAGAAAAGCTGTCAATTCTATGTGATATAGAAGTAGGTCTAATAATATATAATAGTCCTGTAGAAACCAATCCTTTTGTTTGGCCATCCTTAACCAAGGCTACAAACATTGTAACGAACTATTTAAGGTTTACCGAGGTCCAAAGGGAAAAGAAGTTAGTTAGACATGACGTCTACCTTCAAGAAAAAGTGAATGATATGGAAAAAAATGTTAGGTCAAAAATTGAACAAATGGCTGAGGAGATGGAAATGGAGACTCTCTTTAACCAACTTGTCAAGGGAAAGAATATCAACGAGCTTGATGTTAGACAAATAAAAG GATTGAGACATAGTTATTGTGTTGTCGTTTTCtttgttgctattgttgttgtcgtcttcattgtcattgttgttgttgttgttgtcgttgttatttttgttgtcattatcgttgttgttgttgttgttgttgttgtcgttgttgcTTTTGTTGTTGTCATTGCTGAAGTTGTTGTTTTtgcttttgttgttgttgttattgacgGCTTTTAA